In a single window of the Candidatus Poribacteria bacterium genome:
- a CDS encoding DUF1080 domain-containing protein codes for MKFMCIVTVLFLLPFSGWSGTFLETFDGGDLEAWQELIAWDINGNQGPGSWKVVDDELHVVNRQTFVRLLTTGDDTWKDYTMEFDVKPLKKHGRGGFSIAVRIQEAWVVYCSVHDIRIIFRNKPPIEEPRVDCTGGNLHAGMFASFHSNPRALLRLNEWSHLKFSVEDDTFTFWINDEQIINRLAPRFRDLPDFPNFQTGGIGFGLANYTARFDNITVTGDSIPNRVPDRGGFVVMPHGKLTTTWSNLKLTGDG; via the coding sequence ATGAAATTCATGTGTATTGTCACCGTCCTTTTTCTCTTGCCCTTTTCCGGCTGGTCAGGCACATTTCTGGAAACCTTTGATGGGGGCGATTTGGAAGCGTGGCAAGAACTTATCGCATGGGACATTAACGGAAATCAGGGGCCCGGTTCTTGGAAAGTCGTTGATGATGAACTCCACGTGGTAAATCGTCAGACGTTTGTTCGTTTACTTACAACCGGAGATGACACATGGAAAGACTACACCATGGAATTTGATGTCAAGCCGCTGAAAAAGCACGGTAGGGGCGGATTTTCCATCGCCGTGCGGATTCAGGAAGCTTGGGTAGTTTACTGTAGTGTTCATGATATAAGGATTATATTTAGGAATAAACCTCCTATTGAAGAACCTCGGGTAGATTGTACAGGAGGTAATTTGCACGCTGGAATGTTCGCATCTTTCCATTCTAACCCTCGTGCACTTCTCAGGTTGAATGAGTGGTCCCATCTAAAGTTTAGCGTTGAAGACGACACCTTTACCTTCTGGATTAACGATGAACAGATTATAAACCGTCTGGCACCTCGATTTAGAGACCTTCCTGACTTTCCTAACTTTCAGACCGGTGGTATAGGGTTCGGTCTCGCAAATTATACAGCGCGCTTTGATAACATTACTGTCACCGGGGACAGCATTCCAAATAGGGTTCCAGATAGGGGTGGATTCGTCGTAATGCCCCACGGAAAACTCACAACAACATGGAGCAACTTAAAACTGACTGGTGACGGCTGA
- a CDS encoding sigma-70 family RNA polymerase sigma factor has translation MEKDDVQLIRRTLSGDDAAFSTLVQKYRKSVHALAWRKIGDFHYAEEITQDTFLQAYKKLSTLKDPNQFAGWLYVIVSRLCLNWIRKKKPTMQSLDGTSTEEIEKFSYIRYVSEQRETETSERRSEIVKKLLARLPESERTVVTLYYLGEMNAKEIGKFLGVSVKTIHSRLHRARKRLQEKEELLVSDVLGSVQLPTRLTENIMQQVADLKPTPPPVGKPLLPWAAFGAAAVLVILLLGMSNQYITRFQKPYSFEAQSEPTIEIIDAAIVLNVDSQPAVRRQVGRAAIPSENRGIGQQITETVLASNIQEDSAKFSTSQWTQTNRPHGGTVLDLFATSESVVYAAAPTGIYRLAPDATAWTRINTSIPSGPFRMPMAEYGDTLYIVSTDKIFASTNNGEKWKVLCSRPEGHAVGLIVKNEADDHTPQSRSVMYIALQDEGIFRSTDAGAQWNLLENGPAAENVYAVTAIGNTVFAGTNKGLYRLNSDVWERLSVHPSQQAILSLTVFENNLYAVTGPAPSRWKFLESNENTENIAVQIHITDSPSLERVFHSIDLGASWTEVTLGNESPFRSTALGVVVLTHTGETLLPQGVVTADKNTFYKSGSFGIYRTTDGGKSWHPFANGITETTIQDLVTVNNRLYARTDRGIVQSVDGGEVWETVEIDSPKQTREGIEEEFSPLHFSLASQLETTGDVLYGIAPGTGNLRLFQLSVGDNTFVPVQRAPTFERELSSIDLEEWTGELKQELLSDNSDENEDFPAVVASLIKDYSGIGGFAVSGQTFYAEWKHRLFRWKPGDSEWTDTGLIDTSESFKDRFDRGFKLAASGETVYVGKRDGKLFQSLDEGNSWKDVTPILPLRFTGFKEIVFAGSRVYVATDEGVLASQNGEHWRVLTDEMGERPVIDRFAVDHTNVYGAGNVGVYHLDDRGRWDQISPSVPDVVSSLVVSNDKLYIVTQHGRMFHIPLQEL, from the coding sequence CTGAAGAAATCACACAAGATACCTTCCTTCAGGCATACAAAAAACTCTCAACACTCAAGGATCCGAACCAGTTTGCAGGGTGGCTCTATGTCATTGTCAGTCGGCTTTGCCTGAATTGGATCCGAAAGAAGAAACCCACGATGCAATCGCTGGATGGGACATCTACGGAAGAAATAGAGAAATTCTCCTATATCCGTTATGTATCGGAGCAGCGCGAGACAGAAACCTCTGAACGGCGCAGTGAAATCGTCAAAAAACTTCTCGCTAGACTGCCGGAGAGTGAACGGACGGTCGTGACGCTCTACTACCTCGGCGAAATGAACGCGAAGGAAATCGGTAAATTCTTGGGTGTGTCCGTGAAGACGATTCACAGTCGACTGCACCGGGCACGAAAGCGTTTGCAAGAGAAAGAGGAACTTTTGGTTAGCGATGTCCTCGGGAGTGTCCAATTGCCCACCCGTCTAACCGAGAACATCATGCAGCAGGTCGCTGACCTGAAACCGACACCACCTCCCGTTGGGAAACCCCTGCTTCCGTGGGCGGCTTTTGGTGCGGCTGCCGTCTTGGTTATACTGCTGCTGGGCATGAGCAATCAATACATCACCCGCTTCCAGAAGCCTTACAGTTTTGAGGCGCAATCTGAACCCACAATTGAAATCATTGACGCCGCTATTGTGCTCAATGTTGATTCACAGCCTGCTGTACGGCGTCAGGTCGGGCGTGCCGCTATTCCGAGTGAAAATAGGGGGATCGGCCAACAAATTACCGAGACGGTTTTGGCATCCAATATACAGGAAGATTCCGCTAAGTTCTCCACTTCGCAATGGACGCAAACAAATAGACCACACGGGGGTACCGTACTGGACCTTTTCGCTACATCTGAAAGCGTCGTCTACGCTGCTGCGCCGACGGGTATCTATAGACTCGCACCGGACGCAACCGCATGGACACGCATCAACACGAGTATACCAAGCGGACCGTTCCGGATGCCGATGGCTGAATATGGCGACACCCTCTATATTGTTTCCACCGATAAAATATTCGCTTCAACGAATAACGGTGAAAAGTGGAAGGTCCTTTGCTCCCGACCAGAGGGACATGCCGTTGGACTTATCGTCAAAAATGAAGCAGATGATCATACCCCACAATCGCGTTCGGTAATGTATATCGCCCTTCAAGATGAAGGCATTTTTCGATCCACAGATGCTGGTGCCCAGTGGAACCTCTTAGAAAATGGACCCGCAGCCGAAAATGTCTATGCAGTAACTGCGATTGGAAACACAGTGTTTGCTGGCACAAACAAGGGGCTCTACCGCCTCAATTCAGATGTGTGGGAGCGATTATCGGTTCATCCGTCCCAACAAGCCATCCTGTCCCTAACCGTTTTTGAAAATAATCTCTATGCTGTAACGGGACCTGCGCCATCAAGATGGAAGTTTCTCGAATCAAACGAAAACACCGAAAATATTGCAGTACAGATACACATCACGGACAGTCCGAGTTTAGAAAGGGTTTTCCACTCAATCGACTTAGGAGCCTCATGGACTGAAGTAACGCTCGGAAATGAATCCCCCTTTAGGAGTACAGCACTGGGTGTAGTCGTCCTGACGCACACCGGCGAAACGCTTCTCCCACAAGGCGTCGTAACGGCAGATAAGAACACTTTTTACAAGAGCGGTTCATTTGGTATTTATCGCACAACCGATGGCGGCAAATCATGGCATCCATTTGCGAATGGAATAACGGAAACGACAATACAGGATCTCGTTACGGTCAACAATAGACTTTATGCACGTACCGATAGAGGAATCGTCCAGTCAGTTGACGGGGGTGAGGTGTGGGAAACCGTTGAAATTGATTCCCCTAAACAGACGCGTGAAGGGATAGAAGAAGAGTTTTCTCCGCTTCATTTCTCCCTCGCTTCACAGTTAGAAACTACTGGAGACGTTCTTTATGGAATTGCCCCTGGAACAGGCAATCTACGCCTTTTTCAATTATCTGTAGGTGACAACACATTTGTCCCGGTTCAAAGGGCACCCACTTTTGAACGGGAACTCTCATCTATTGATTTGGAGGAATGGACAGGAGAACTCAAACAGGAACTTCTGTCAGATAATAGTGATGAAAACGAGGACTTTCCAGCAGTCGTTGCGTCCTTAATTAAAGACTATAGCGGAATTGGAGGGTTTGCAGTCAGTGGACAGACGTTCTACGCCGAATGGAAGCACCGGCTCTTCAGGTGGAAACCCGGCGACTCGGAATGGACAGATACCGGGTTAATAGATACCAGTGAATCCTTTAAGGACAGATTTGATAGAGGTTTCAAGTTAGCCGCCTCAGGGGAGACCGTCTACGTAGGTAAGCGGGACGGCAAGTTGTTCCAATCACTTGATGAAGGGAACAGTTGGAAAGACGTTACACCAATCCTTCCGCTTCGCTTTACCGGTTTCAAAGAGATAGTCTTTGCGGGGTCAAGGGTTTACGTCGCAACGGATGAAGGTGTCTTGGCTTCACAGAACGGCGAACACTGGCGTGTGCTCACCGATGAAATGGGTGAGCGTCCCGTGATAGATAGATTCGCTGTCGATCATACCAACGTTTACGGTGCCGGTAATGTCGGTGTCTATCATCTGGACGACCGTGGAAGATGGGATCAGATCTCCCCAAGCGTTCCAGATGTAGTTAGCTCCCTCGTCGTCAGCAACGACAAACTTTACATTGTTACCCAACACGGCAGGATGTTTCATATCCCCCTCCAAGAACTATAG